The DNA region CATCACGAAATGCTCAAGACGGTATCTCTCTAGTCCAAGTGGCAGAGGGTTCGATGAATGAGATCTCTGGGATCTTGATTCGTCTAAGAGAACTGTCTGTACAAGCAGCTTCTGACACGGTCGGACCGACTGAGCGTCAGTTCCTGAATGTGGAGTATGATCAATTGGTATCTGAGATCGATCGTATCGCAGAAGGTACAGAGTTCAACGGAACTCAACTTTTGGCGGGTGTCGGTTCCATCTTGGACTTCCAAGTAGGTACTAGAAATAATCCTGAAATCGACCGTATCTCTTTCGATGCTTCCAAAGCTGACGCAAACTCTGCGGCACTTGGTGTAAACTTGACGTCAGTAGCTGATAAAGCTTCTGCGCAAAATGCACTGGCAGCAATCGATACAGCAATCGTCAGCGTATCCGCGATGAGAGCAGACTTCGGTGCGATCCAAAATCGTCTACAATCAACTGTTTCGAATATCCAAGTTTCAGTTGAGAATATGTCAGCCGCTAACTCTCGTATCAGAGATGTGGATGTAGCTGAAGAGACATCTGAAATGACTAGAAATAATATCTTGTTGCAAGCAGGTACTAGCGTACTGGCACAAGCGAACCAACAAGCTAATACAGCACTTGGACTCTTGAACAAATCTTTCTCATAAGTTTGACGAGCTCTGACAGCAATGTCGGAGCCTGGACTCAGACCTAAGAAAAGATTCCGGTTCCCGATCTTATCTTCAATGATCAGATCACCCTCAAGAGAATCACCACTGCGGTGGTGGTTCCGAGTGTATACAAGCCCGAAGCTCTATTTATGAGCTGATAATTGATCTCTGTTTCCTGCGACGTGGCCCCACAGAAATGTGGGGTACCACATTTCTCGAGAATTGAAATTCGAGAATGGAAAATGGATTTGGTGCGGGGAGTTTTAACTCCTGGATTTTTTGATGACGGAGCAATCTGCTGCCGTGATTTTTAGCGACTTTCTTGTCGTGTCTTTTACGTTCTCTCGTGTGCTTTGCACACTCGTTTTTTGAAAAAATAGTTTTAAAAGAAAATAAAAAAATCGGAAGAAACTGGACTCGAGATGTTTCATTAGTTTTCCGATAAGTTAAGCGTCAGCTTCTATCGCAAGCAGACAATTTATTAATTTAACAGACGCACGGATCGCGTCTTATGCCAATGGATGGCACTACTTCACGGAGGAAGAAACATGATACACGGAGGATAGAATGGGATTAAGAATTGGTACAAACGTGTCAGCATTGAATGCACAAAAAAACCTCTACATGACACGAATTAACGCAGATAAATCAATGGCGAGATTGGCATCCGGTCAAAGGATCAATCAAGCTGCTGACGATGCCGCGGGACTTGCGATTTCAGAAAATTTAAAAGGCCAAATTCGTGGTCTGCGCCAGGCGAACAGAAATGCCAACGATGGTATCTCTCTAGTACAGGTGGCAGAAGGTAGCTTGAATGAAGTTTCTAACATGCTTATCCGCTTGAGAGAGTTGGGTGTGCAGGCAGCTTCTGACACTATCGGTGAAACAGAAAGAAAGTTCCTGGATGTTGAGTATCAACAATTGAAGTCCGAGATTCAGCGTGTAACTGAGTCGACGAAATTCAACGGATACGAACTTCTGAACGGAACAGGCGGAATGATCGATATTCAAGTTGGTGTTAACAATGATCCATTCCAGGATCGTATTAGCTTCAACGCCGGTGCGGCGAACTCCTCACTGGACTCCTTGGGTTTGACGGCAGAGTCT from Bdellovibrio sp. GT3 includes:
- a CDS encoding flagellin N-terminal helical domain-containing protein, whose translation is MGLRINTNTASLNAQRVLWGTKIGLDKSMEKLASGFRINRAGDDAAGLAISENLKAQVRGLKQASRNAQDGISLVQVAEGSMNEISGILIRLRELSVQAASDTVGPTERQFLNVEYDQLVSEIDRIAEGTEFNGTQLLAGVGSILDFQVGTRNNPEIDRISFDASKADANSAALGVNLTSVADKASAQNALAAIDTAIVSVSAMRADFGAIQNRLQSTVSNIQVSVENMSAANSRIRDVDVAEETSEMTRNNILLQAGTSVLAQANQQANTALGLLNKSFS
- a CDS encoding flagellin N-terminal helical domain-containing protein; the encoded protein is MGLRIGTNVSALNAQKNLYMTRINADKSMARLASGQRINQAADDAAGLAISENLKGQIRGLRQANRNANDGISLVQVAEGSLNEVSNMLIRLRELGVQAASDTIGETERKFLDVEYQQLKSEIQRVTESTKFNGYELLNGTGGMIDIQVGVNNDPFQDRISFNAGAANSSLDSLGLTAESVGTKEGAQTSLSLIDNALTSVNAIRANFGALQNRLVSTSNNLLIADENLSAANSRIRDTDVAAETSEMTRNNILLQAGVSVLGQANQSQNLALKLLG